One Ignavibacterium sp. DNA segment encodes these proteins:
- the xseA gene encoding exodeoxyribonuclease VII large subunit yields MNEVKEQIFSVSEITRSIKFVLESNFEKLSIEGELSNFKAHSSGHWYFSLKDEEAVINCTMWKGVNNYVFFTPEDGMKVIITGRLTVYAPRGSYQIDVRTMKPAGVGELQAAFERLKRKLFDEGLFDEQYKKTIPFFSKKIALLTSSEGAAVRDMISVAERRFPLVELLIVPTKVQGADAAKEIVENLTKVNSLKDIDVIILARGGGSIEDLWSFNEEIVARAIFKSDIPIITGIGHEVDFTIADFVSDLRAPTPSVAMELATPDQEEFRNFVIDNSAAIVSSINSILDEYRSEIEYQANSYTFKYPLERVRNYSQQIDTLSVKINNLTEKKLLSNNSKILLLSKTLEGYDIQKSLKKGFALIRQNSKFVTRKNNFNKSETHTIQFYDGEIKI; encoded by the coding sequence ATGAATGAAGTGAAAGAACAGATATTTTCAGTTTCAGAGATAACCAGGTCAATTAAGTTCGTACTCGAATCGAACTTTGAGAAGCTGAGTATTGAGGGTGAATTATCTAATTTTAAAGCTCACAGCTCTGGTCATTGGTACTTTAGCTTAAAAGATGAAGAAGCAGTAATTAATTGTACTATGTGGAAGGGTGTAAACAATTATGTGTTTTTTACTCCCGAAGATGGGATGAAAGTTATTATTACCGGAAGACTTACAGTTTATGCACCAAGAGGAAGTTATCAGATAGATGTTCGTACAATGAAACCCGCTGGTGTTGGAGAATTACAGGCTGCTTTTGAAAGATTAAAAAGAAAACTTTTTGATGAAGGTTTGTTTGATGAGCAGTATAAAAAAACGATACCTTTTTTTTCAAAAAAAATTGCATTGCTCACATCTTCGGAAGGTGCTGCTGTCAGAGATATGATATCTGTTGCAGAAAGAAGATTTCCGTTAGTAGAATTATTAATCGTTCCAACCAAAGTGCAGGGTGCAGATGCAGCTAAGGAAATTGTAGAAAATCTTACTAAAGTAAATTCATTAAAAGATATTGATGTCATTATTCTTGCCCGCGGCGGTGGTTCGATCGAAGACCTGTGGTCATTTAATGAAGAGATTGTTGCGAGGGCTATTTTCAAATCTGATATTCCGATTATTACTGGTATTGGTCACGAAGTTGATTTTACAATAGCGGATTTTGTTTCTGATTTGAGAGCACCAACTCCTTCTGTTGCAATGGAATTAGCTACTCCAGACCAGGAAGAATTTAGGAATTTTGTTATAGATAATTCTGCCGCAATAGTTAGTTCAATTAATAGTATTTTGGATGAGTACAGATCGGAAATAGAATATCAGGCTAATTCTTATACATTCAAATATCCTTTGGAAAGAGTTAGAAATTACTCTCAGCAGATTGATACCTTAAGTGTTAAGATAAATAATCTTACTGAAAAGAAATTATTATCAAATAATTCAAAGATACTGCTGCTTTCAAAAACCCTTGAAGGATATGATATTCAAAAGAGTTTAAAAAAAGGATTTGCACTAATCAGGCAAAATTCAAAATTTGTAACCAGAAAGAATAATTTTAATAAATCTGAAACGCATACAATACAATTTTATGATGGAGAAATTAAAATATAA
- a CDS encoding ester cyclase, with amino-acid sequence MKSNKEIVAEFINATNQKDWDRVLTLVHNDFIRYSSSEPKEIKTNVGLVKFHQTELDTFPDLQETIIFAIEEGDLVAARINFSGTQLGKLINFAPTGKKLTADFNCFFRVTEGRIKESWVEYDNLNGLIQLGHYKLDNDNV; translated from the coding sequence ATGAAAAGTAATAAAGAAATAGTAGCGGAATTTATCAACGCTACAAATCAAAAAGATTGGGACAGAGTTTTAACCTTAGTTCACAATGACTTCATAAGATATAGCTCATCAGAACCAAAGGAAATAAAAACAAATGTTGGATTAGTTAAATTTCATCAGACAGAATTAGATACTTTTCCTGATTTACAAGAGACAATAATTTTCGCAATAGAAGAAGGCGACTTAGTTGCCGCGAGAATAAATTTTTCTGGGACACAGTTAGGGAAGCTTATAAACTTTGCCCCGACAGGTAAAAAATTAACAGCAGATTTCAATTGTTTCTTTCGTGTGACAGAAGGTAGAATTAAAGAAAGTTGGGTTGAATATGATAACTTAAACGGACTTATTCAACTTGGACACTACAAATTAGATAATGATAATGTGTAA
- the rpmA gene encoding 50S ribosomal protein L27, whose product MAHKKGQGSSRNGRDSNAQRLGVKRFGGENVLAGNILVRQKGTKFHPGVNVKRGGDDTLFAVADGIVKFEVKRGDRKYVSVYPVN is encoded by the coding sequence ATGGCACATAAAAAAGGTCAAGGTTCATCACGAAACGGAAGAGACAGTAATGCACAGCGTCTTGGTGTTAAAAGATTTGGCGGTGAGAATGTGCTTGCTGGTAATATTTTAGTCAGACAAAAAGGAACAAAATTTCATCCCGGCGTTAATGTTAAAAGAGGCGGAGACGATACTTTGTTTGCAGTTGCCGATGGAATTGTAAAGTTTGAAGTTAAACGCGGTGACAGAAAATATGTAAGTGTTTATCCCGTTAATTAA
- a CDS encoding serine hydrolase domain-containing protein, which produces MKTILLTLMVFIFSSCQITDLDKRIEKIAVDNNFSGTVLIAIKDSIILNNAYGYSDKKKKIKNTPITVFPIASITKLFIKQSILLLAENQKLSLNDTISQYYNYFNFSSRITISDLLYHKSGIPDIHNRISRFNIPSELQDSISLTDLFKQINLFQQLEFEPGSQISYSNSNYLILAYIIEKLTNKPLDVYLNETIFQPYQMLNTGLFNDYSTEKGHTAGFYSRNNIVYYIPNFNFRNFWGSGNAFSTTQDLFRYYQNTQKLLKSEFASQLVQHSGYYLGFRSYYKVVPEIGLAIIVLSNSGDFNVDLIVDEVIKYVKEKHLTKTYKHSERNKLYVGNYFTTQNGNEMAIEVSHENNELKINNTRLIQIDANKFLMDNASLTSISFHPNNGIPELIMNDNGEILFFYKR; this is translated from the coding sequence ATGAAAACAATACTTTTAACTTTAATGGTATTTATTTTCTCGTCTTGTCAAATAACAGATTTGGATAAAAGAATTGAGAAAATTGCCGTAGATAATAATTTTTCAGGGACTGTTCTAATAGCTATTAAAGACAGCATAATTCTGAATAATGCTTATGGATATTCCGATAAAAAAAAGAAAATTAAAAACACTCCCATTACAGTATTTCCAATAGCATCCATTACAAAACTTTTTATTAAACAATCCATATTGCTTCTGGCTGAAAATCAAAAATTGTCACTGAATGATACCATATCTCAATATTATAACTATTTTAATTTTTCGAGCAGAATAACAATATCGGATTTACTGTATCACAAGTCAGGTATTCCTGACATACATAACCGAATTTCACGTTTTAATATTCCAAGCGAATTACAGGATTCAATTTCATTAACCGATTTGTTTAAGCAAATTAATTTATTTCAGCAATTAGAGTTTGAACCAGGTAGTCAAATATCATATTCAAATTCTAACTACTTAATTCTTGCTTATATAATTGAGAAATTGACGAATAAACCTTTGGATGTTTACTTAAATGAAACAATTTTCCAACCTTATCAAATGTTAAACACAGGTCTATTTAACGATTATTCTACAGAAAAAGGTCATACTGCTGGATTCTATTCTCGCAATAACATTGTTTATTATATTCCAAATTTCAATTTTAGAAATTTCTGGGGATCAGGAAATGCTTTCTCAACAACTCAGGATTTATTTAGATATTACCAAAACACACAAAAGCTGTTGAAATCTGAATTCGCATCCCAATTAGTGCAACATTCAGGCTACTATTTAGGATTTCGTTCCTATTACAAAGTTGTACCAGAAATCGGATTGGCAATAATTGTTCTTTCAAATAGCGGTGATTTTAATGTGGACTTGATTGTAGATGAAGTTATTAAATATGTAAAAGAAAAACATTTAACGAAAACATACAAACATTCAGAAAGAAATAAATTATATGTTGGTAATTATTTCACTACCCAAAATGGAAATGAAATGGCTATAGAGGTCTCACACGAAAATAATGAATTAAAAATTAACAACACAAGACTAATTCAAATTGATGCCAACAAGTTTCTAATGGACAATGCTAGTTTGACATCAATATCATTTCATCCAAATAATGGCATACCTGAGCTGATTATGAATGATAATGGAGAAATATTATTTTTCTACAAGAGATAA
- the rplU gene encoding 50S ribosomal protein L21, which yields MFAVVDILGQQFKVSENNKYYVPRLTQEPESEITFDKVLLLSDGKETKVGNPVVEGAKVTAKVLEHLKDDKVLVFKKKRRKAYQKLNGHRQQLTRIEVTQIG from the coding sequence ATGTTCGCAGTAGTAGATATTTTAGGACAACAGTTTAAAGTATCAGAAAATAATAAATATTATGTACCGCGCTTAACTCAGGAACCTGAAAGTGAAATAACATTTGATAAGGTTTTATTGTTAAGTGATGGTAAGGAAACTAAGGTTGGTAATCCGGTTGTTGAAGGTGCTAAAGTTACAGCAAAGGTTCTTGAGCATTTAAAAGATGATAAAGTTCTTGTTTTCAAAAAGAAAAGAAGAAAAGCATATCAAAAGTTGAATGGTCACAGACAACAATTAACCAGAATAGAAGTTACCCAGATAGGATAA
- a CDS encoding Gfo/Idh/MocA family oxidoreductase has translation MDKVKIGVIGLGGVAQLVHLPNLAKMRNIELTAVAETNKSRLNTIADKFNVKNKYSNYLDLLEKNNVDAVIITTPTSTHTEIAIDCLNAGKDVLVEKPLARTYNEAKKITEAAKKNKRKLMVGMNLRYRPDTMLIRSFLNSGEIGDPFYLKCGWIRKQSSSQKWFTKKEESGGGVIIDLGIHLFDLALWLLNYPDILSVSTQNFHHYTKSVEDTSINCIKCKDSAVINLEVSWSLPIERDFFFLDVYGTKGTVSANPFRLIKRVENEYINLTPNLPDNPASLFKKSYINELKSFVGAIIGLNPILSSGEEAVHRMKVIEAMYESDNKKLEIKL, from the coding sequence ATGGATAAGGTTAAAATTGGAGTTATCGGATTAGGAGGAGTTGCCCAATTAGTTCATCTTCCGAATTTGGCAAAGATGAGGAATATTGAGTTAACCGCAGTTGCTGAGACAAATAAAAGTCGTTTAAATACCATCGCTGATAAATTTAATGTAAAAAATAAATATTCAAATTACCTTGACCTGCTTGAGAAAAATAATGTTGATGCTGTAATTATAACAACTCCCACAAGTACACACACCGAAATTGCAATAGACTGTTTGAATGCTGGTAAAGATGTATTGGTTGAAAAACCGTTGGCAAGAACTTATAATGAAGCAAAAAAAATTACGGAAGCTGCAAAAAAGAATAAGAGAAAATTAATGGTAGGGATGAATCTAAGATATCGACCGGATACGATGCTGATCAGAAGTTTTTTGAATTCTGGTGAGATAGGAGACCCTTTCTACTTAAAATGCGGATGGATCAGAAAGCAAAGCAGCAGTCAAAAATGGTTTACAAAAAAAGAGGAATCCGGCGGAGGTGTAATAATTGATCTTGGAATTCATTTATTTGATTTAGCTCTTTGGCTTTTGAATTATCCGGATATATTATCAGTATCAACCCAGAATTTTCATCATTACACAAAGAGCGTTGAAGATACATCAATAAATTGTATTAAATGTAAAGATTCTGCAGTAATCAATCTTGAAGTTAGCTGGTCATTACCAATAGAAAGAGATTTTTTCTTTTTAGATGTTTATGGTACTAAAGGTACAGTTTCAGCAAATCCTTTCAGATTGATTAAACGGGTAGAGAATGAATATATTAATTTGACCCCAAACCTTCCTGATAATCCAGCAAGTTTATTTAAAAAATCATATATCAATGAGTTAAAAAGTTTTGTTGGTGCAATTATCGGATTAAATCCGATTCTCTCTTCCGGTGAAGAGGCTGTGCACAGAATGAAAGTTATTGAAGCAATGTATGAGTCAGATAACAAAAAACTTGAGATAAAACTCTGA
- the dxs gene encoding 1-deoxy-D-xylulose-5-phosphate synthase, which yields MSDTQKYPVLSKVNYPSDIKQMSITELKELCKDLREYLVDTISEIGGHFGGGLGAVELTVAIHKVFNTPYDLVVWDTGHQAYPHKILTGRKEALKKIRKLKGISGFLKRNESEYDAFGAGHATTSISAALGMAVARDLNNEPNRKVIAVIGDGAMTGGMAYEAMNNSGILKSDLIVVLNDNKMSIAPNVWQISNYFTEMIAHPEYNKFKGQVWDLTGKLDHFGDRLRKIASRLESGIKAVVTPGMLFEALGFRYFGPVNGHNLYQLIKLFEKTKELKGPILIHTVTEKGKGYKPAEDHSQQWHASTPFDKLTGQVIKKGSSTPSYTKIFGQALVEVVKSNPKVVGITGAMPDGTGLDYLQEHCPKNYFDVGIAEEHGVTFAAGLATQGIIPVVAIYSTFLQRAFDQIIHDIALQKLHVVFVMDRAGLVGADGPTHHGVFDLSYLRMIPGMVIMAPKDEAELRNMLYTAVEYKQGPIALRYPRGSALGVEIKDGFTALEIGKAEKLIEGDDVALLALGAMVNYSLKAASILKEQGINCEVINMRFAKPLDSDMLDYVASKFTKIVTLEENNLPGGFGSGVAEYFISKNYKNDINFIGIPDKFVEHGTQEELHHLLGIDPVGIVERVTAFTRLNKNHEVRL from the coding sequence ATGTCAGATACGCAGAAATACCCGGTCCTTTCAAAAGTAAATTATCCATCGGATATAAAACAAATGAGTATAACAGAATTAAAAGAGCTTTGCAAAGATTTGCGCGAATATCTGGTTGATACTATTTCGGAAATAGGCGGGCACTTTGGCGGTGGATTAGGGGCGGTTGAACTTACTGTTGCTATTCATAAAGTTTTTAATACACCATACGATCTGGTGGTTTGGGATACAGGTCATCAGGCATATCCTCATAAGATTTTAACCGGCAGAAAAGAAGCATTAAAGAAAATAAGAAAATTAAAAGGTATAAGCGGATTTCTTAAAAGAAATGAAAGTGAATATGATGCTTTCGGTGCCGGACACGCAACTACTTCAATTTCAGCAGCGCTTGGAATGGCAGTTGCGAGAGACTTAAACAATGAACCTAACCGGAAAGTAATTGCTGTTATTGGTGATGGAGCTATGACTGGCGGGATGGCTTATGAAGCAATGAATAACTCGGGCATTCTAAAATCTGATCTTATAGTTGTTCTCAACGATAATAAAATGTCTATTGCTCCAAATGTATGGCAGATATCTAATTACTTTACTGAAATGATTGCACATCCTGAATACAATAAATTTAAAGGACAGGTCTGGGATCTTACCGGAAAACTTGATCACTTTGGTGACCGGCTTAGAAAAATTGCATCACGGCTCGAAAGCGGTATTAAAGCTGTCGTTACACCGGGGATGCTTTTTGAAGCACTTGGGTTCAGATACTTTGGACCAGTAAACGGACACAACTTATATCAGCTTATCAAGTTATTTGAAAAGACAAAAGAACTTAAAGGACCGATTTTAATCCACACTGTTACAGAAAAAGGTAAAGGATATAAACCTGCTGAAGATCATAGCCAACAATGGCATGCTTCAACTCCGTTCGATAAATTAACCGGTCAGGTGATTAAAAAAGGATCGTCAACTCCTTCTTACACAAAAATATTTGGACAGGCATTAGTAGAAGTTGTAAAATCAAATCCTAAGGTTGTTGGTATTACAGGTGCAATGCCCGATGGAACAGGTTTGGATTATCTACAGGAACATTGCCCGAAAAATTATTTTGATGTTGGAATTGCTGAGGAACACGGAGTTACATTTGCTGCCGGATTAGCAACTCAGGGAATCATACCTGTGGTCGCCATTTACTCGACTTTTCTTCAAAGGGCTTTTGATCAGATAATTCATGATATTGCTCTTCAAAAACTGCATGTTGTGTTTGTTATGGATAGAGCCGGTTTGGTTGGTGCTGATGGACCTACGCATCACGGAGTTTTTGATCTTAGCTATTTGAGAATGATTCCAGGTATGGTAATAATGGCTCCAAAAGATGAAGCGGAACTTCGTAATATGCTTTATACTGCCGTTGAATATAAACAAGGACCAATTGCTTTAAGATATCCGCGTGGTTCAGCACTTGGTGTAGAAATTAAAGATGGATTTACAGCTTTAGAAATTGGTAAAGCTGAAAAACTAATTGAAGGTGATGATGTTGCACTTCTTGCATTAGGTGCAATGGTTAATTATTCATTGAAAGCTGCATCAATACTTAAAGAACAGGGAATAAATTGTGAAGTAATAAATATGAGATTTGCAAAACCCCTTGATTCAGATATGCTTGATTATGTTGCTTCTAAGTTTACTAAGATAGTTACACTCGAAGAAAACAATCTGCCCGGGGGTTTTGGAAGCGGAGTTGCAGAATACTTTATATCAAAAAATTATAAGAACGATATAAACTTTATCGGCATTCCTGATAAATTTGTTGAACACGGTACTCAGGAAGAGCTTCATCATTTGCTTGGAATAGATCCTGTTGGTATTGTTGAAAGAGTTACAGCTTTTACACGTTTAAATAAAAACCATGAGGTTCGGTTATAA
- a CDS encoding YdeI/OmpD-associated family protein, with product MNKILTFTDRQAFREWLGKYGSESDGIWILFSKKGKFITLSAAEALEEALCYGWIDGQMQSLDDNTYKKYFARRLPKSKWSIKNKKLAQTLIENGIMTQQGLEAIDRAKKNGSWDNAKRILITDEQIKKFMEVIHPYKLAYTNLVAMSHSVQRTYTGFYLDAKSDKTRQDRLEKIIDRLNRNLKPM from the coding sequence ATGAATAAAATATTGACATTTACTGATAGACAAGCGTTCCGGGAATGGCTTGGCAAGTATGGATCAGAAAGCGATGGCATATGGATACTTTTTAGTAAAAAAGGGAAATTTATCACTCTCTCTGCTGCCGAGGCATTGGAAGAGGCGCTTTGTTACGGATGGATAGACGGACAAATGCAATCTCTTGATGATAATACTTATAAAAAGTATTTTGCAAGGCGTTTACCGAAAAGCAAATGGTCCATTAAAAACAAAAAGCTTGCACAAACTCTTATTGAAAATGGCATAATGACCCAACAGGGCTTAGAAGCCATAGATCGTGCGAAGAAAAATGGTTCATGGGATAATGCTAAACGTATCCTTATTACCGATGAACAAATAAAGAAGTTTATGGAAGTTATTCATCCATATAAACTTGCTTATACCAATTTAGTGGCTATGTCGCATTCAGTACAGCGTACATATACCGGATTTTATCTTGATGCCAAATCTGACAAAACCCGTCAAGACCGGCTGGAAAAGATTATTGATAGACTTAATAGAAATTTGAAGCCAATGTGA
- a CDS encoding AIPR family protein produces the protein MTTDFFKDLQKEILELRDRYPHLTPDNAFVVWFMRAFITDDEKQAVDSLTGKAGDKSSDAIYIDHDNRIIFIIQGKYHQNSAALEPRSSIIALADLARALMTDRKEAFEAILHKANPTVKQFLSESRKLIQQRDYQLVVRYVTTGKISDTNIREGESRVEDFETARFETFAFKDLMKLMQDYIEGAAPPVPTISLPVQGTEVFNRIDRGTGITSWIFTMQGNDVGKLYRDLGIRLFARNIRGYLGNTEINKVMKSTIENEPEYFWYYNNGITIVCDEARQIKKGSSNIIKVTSAQIINGQQTTRTLALSAKNDAEVLIKLIEIPRDNDHHNNQYRHLVSEIVSATNWQNAISQSDLKSNDAEQVRIEKEFKKLNYFYIRKRMSKSEAVKYGADKYSFRINKEQLARACAACALDPYEVRLGKDRLFEDDVYSKIFDGRKATDYLLVYWLYRDVEYWSKGTNKYAYAKWHVLNLLWNLLGSELKKNSVRDQFRLMAERRNSYVAELEPLDKIVKEAFRFSSTFYSKHKKIDGKNQEPIDFFKHRDMHKQMNKFYQRSGKHKTNIAKHTKTLFASIKKALDER, from the coding sequence ATGACGACAGACTTTTTCAAAGACTTGCAAAAAGAAATTTTAGAGCTTAGGGACAGGTATCCTCATTTGACACCAGACAACGCATTTGTAGTTTGGTTCATGCGAGCATTTATTACAGACGATGAGAAACAAGCCGTTGACAGTTTGACTGGTAAAGCAGGCGACAAAAGTTCGGACGCAATTTACATTGACCATGACAACAGAATTATTTTCATTATTCAAGGAAAATATCATCAAAATAGTGCAGCACTTGAACCTCGTTCTAGCATTATCGCACTGGCTGACCTTGCGAGAGCTTTAATGACCGACAGAAAAGAAGCATTTGAAGCAATACTCCACAAAGCAAACCCAACTGTAAAACAATTTCTTTCTGAAAGCCGCAAACTTATTCAACAAAGAGACTATCAATTAGTAGTTAGGTATGTAACGACAGGTAAAATCAGCGACACAAACATTCGTGAAGGAGAAAGTAGAGTTGAAGATTTTGAGACAGCAAGATTTGAAACTTTTGCCTTCAAAGACTTGATGAAACTAATGCAGGATTACATTGAAGGAGCAGCACCACCTGTTCCGACAATTTCGCTGCCAGTGCAAGGAACGGAAGTTTTTAATCGCATTGACAGAGGAACAGGAATTACTTCTTGGATATTTACAATGCAGGGTAACGATGTAGGTAAACTTTATCGTGATTTAGGAATAAGGTTGTTTGCAAGAAATATTCGTGGCTATCTTGGAAACACCGAGATAAACAAAGTTATGAAAAGCACAATTGAAAATGAGCCAGAATATTTTTGGTATTACAACAACGGTATTACAATTGTTTGCGATGAAGCAAGGCAAATTAAAAAAGGGAGTAGCAATATTATTAAAGTTACCAGCGCACAAATTATCAATGGGCAACAAACGACAAGGACTTTAGCATTATCAGCAAAGAACGATGCCGAAGTTCTTATTAAACTCATTGAAATTCCAAGAGACAATGACCATCATAATAATCAATACCGCCATTTAGTAAGTGAAATTGTTTCAGCAACTAATTGGCAAAATGCAATCTCACAGTCTGACTTAAAATCAAATGATGCGGAGCAGGTCAGAATTGAAAAAGAATTTAAGAAGTTAAATTACTTCTACATCCGCAAGAGAATGAGCAAGTCAGAAGCTGTCAAGTATGGTGCAGACAAATACAGTTTCAGAATAAACAAGGAGCAGTTAGCAAGAGCTTGTGCAGCGTGTGCATTAGATCCTTATGAAGTTCGTTTAGGTAAAGACCGTTTGTTTGAGGATGATGTTTATTCTAAAATCTTTGACGGCAGGAAAGCGACTGATTACCTACTTGTCTATTGGCTTTACAGAGACGTTGAATACTGGAGCAAAGGGACAAATAAATACGCATATGCAAAATGGCATGTTCTCAATCTGCTATGGAATTTACTTGGCTCAGAGTTGAAAAAGAATTCCGTCCGCGACCAATTCCGACTAATGGCAGAGAGGCGAAACTCTTATGTTGCAGAACTTGAACCTTTAGATAAAATCGTAAAAGAGGCATTTCGTTTCTCATCAACATTTTACAGCAAGCACAAAAAAATTGACGGTAAAAACCAAGAACCAATTGACTTTTTTAAGCATAGAGACATGCACAAACAGATGAACAAGTTTTATCAACGAAGTGGTAAACACAAGACTAACATCGCAAAGCACACCAAGACACTCTTTGCATCAATCAAAAAAGCGTTGGACGAAAGATGA
- a CDS encoding GNAT family N-acetyltransferase: MIRELKISESDFLADMLYEAIFIPEGHAPLPKEVIKDKSLFKYIENWKKDKFDIALVVEIDNKLVGAIWGRLLTNENKGFGYIDDNTPELSMAVKSEYRNQGIGTELIKAIATEYEKIGVKYLSLSVDKANIASNLYKRLGCEIVEETDTSWTMIKRI; encoded by the coding sequence ATGATAAGGGAACTTAAAATATCTGAATCGGACTTCTTAGCCGATATGTTGTATGAAGCGATTTTCATTCCGGAAGGACATGCCCCTTTACCAAAAGAAGTCATTAAGGACAAATCTTTATTCAAATACATTGAAAATTGGAAAAAGGACAAGTTTGACATTGCATTGGTTGTGGAAATTGACAATAAACTTGTTGGGGCAATTTGGGGGCGTTTATTGACAAATGAGAATAAAGGGTTTGGATATATTGACGATAATACGCCTGAATTGAGTATGGCAGTCAAATCAGAATATCGAAACCAAGGAATCGGAACCGAATTGATTAAGGCAATCGCAACCGAGTATGAAAAAATTGGAGTGAAATATTTGTCCCTAAGTGTGGATAAGGCAAACATTGCTTCAAACCTGTATAAACGGCTTGGATGTGAGATTGTAGAAGAAACAGATACATCTTGGACTATGATAAAAAGAATATAA
- the xseB gene encoding exodeoxyribonuclease VII small subunit → MSKKKSLDSFEDKLKRLEAITEKLESGETGLEQSIVLFEEGVKLSKECISILNKAELKITTLQKELNNISTNDED, encoded by the coding sequence ATGAGTAAGAAAAAATCTTTAGATAGTTTTGAAGATAAATTAAAACGTCTCGAAGCAATTACAGAGAAGCTTGAAAGCGGTGAAACAGGTTTGGAGCAATCCATTGTTTTATTTGAAGAAGGTGTTAAATTATCAAAAGAATGTATTTCAATTCTTAATAAAGCTGAACTGAAAATAACTACGTTACAAAAAGAGTTAAACAATATTTCTACAAATGATGAAGATTAA
- a CDS encoding nuclear transport factor 2 family protein encodes MNKLTITEKIIALETEALDAWLKGNPSPYLHLYSKDFTYFDPAQEKRLDGWDKIKELYESMRGKVKMDKFEIINPVVQQSDTMAVLTYNLHSNTGETIWKENCTEVYRLEENNEWKIIHSHWSFTKPSVE; translated from the coding sequence ATGAACAAACTTACAATAACTGAAAAAATAATTGCTTTGGAGACAGAAGCCCTCGATGCCTGGCTCAAAGGCAATCCCTCTCCTTATCTCCATCTTTATTCGAAAGACTTTACGTATTTTGACCCCGCTCAGGAAAAGCGGCTCGATGGCTGGGACAAAATAAAAGAGTTGTATGAAAGCATGCGCGGAAAAGTAAAAATGGACAAGTTTGAAATAATAAATCCAGTAGTACAACAAAGTGATACAATGGCTGTCCTGACTTATAACCTGCACTCAAACACAGGCGAAACTATCTGGAAAGAAAATTGCACCGAGGTGTATAGGCTTGAAGAAAATAACGAATGGAAAATAATCCACAGTCATTGGTCGTTTACCAAACCATCAGTTGAATAA